The window AACGGCGCCGTCGGCGCGATGTCGGAGGGTGCGATCTCGAGGTTCAGCGACTCGACCAGAAGCACGGCCAGCTCGTTCTCCAGAGCGGATTGCTCGGGCGCATCGCCAAGGGCGGAAATGGAAGATTGGGTCGAGGACAAAAGGGGACTCCGGGGGCTTTTGAATGAACTATCGCACGGGGTCGGAATTATAGGAGGCACCCCCACGGGCCTTCGATAGACTGCGGCCAGTCCCCAACCCGGAGCATCCCATGGCCGAACCCCTCCTCATCGCCCGCCGCGACACGACCGAATGCACCCTTCTGCCGGGGCTCGCCAACCGCCACGGCCTGATCACCGGCGCCACCGGCACCGGCAAGACCGTCACGCTGCAGACCATCGCCGAGAAGCTCTCGGCCATTGGCGTGCCGGTCTTCATGGCCGACGTCAAGGGCGACCTGACCGGCGCCAGCCAGCCGGGCAACATCGGCGACAAGATGGCAGCCACCCTGAAGGAGCGGGGCCTCGACCTGCCCCAGCCGATGGCCTGCCCGGTCACCCTCTGGGACGTGTTCGGCGAACAGGGCCACCCGGTGCGCGCCACGGTCTCCGACATGGGGCCGCTGCTCCTGGGCCGCATGCTCAACCTCAACGAGACCCAGGCCGGCGTGCTGAACCTGGTGTTCAAGATTGCCGACGACAACGGCCTGCTGCTGCTCGATCTCAAGGACCTGCGCGCGATGCTGCAGCACGTGGGCGAGAACGCCGGGCAGTTCACCACCGAGTACGGCAACATCAGCGCCGCCAGCGTGGGGGCGATCCAGCGCGGCCTGCTGCAGATCGAGAGCCAGGGCGGCGACAAGTTCTTCGGCGAGCCGATGCTCAATATCTCGGACTTCATGCAGACCGAAGGTGGCAAGGGCGTGGTCAACATCCTGGCGGCCGACAAGCTGATGAACTCGCCGCGGCTCTACGCCACCTTCCTGCTTTGGCTGCTGTCGGAGCTGTTCGAGCAATTGCCCGAGATCGGTGACCCCGAGCAGCCCAAGCTGGTCTTTTTCTTCGACGAGGCGCACCTGCTCTTCAACGAGGCGCCGAAGGCCCTGGTCGAGCGCATCGAGCTGGTGGTGCGGCTGGTGCGCTCCAAGGGCGTGGGCGTGTTCTTCGTGACGCAGAACCCGCTGGACATTCCCGACACCGTGCTGGCGCAGCTGGGCAACCGCGTGCAGCACGCGCTTCGCGCCTTCACGCCGCGCGACCAGAAGGCGGTGAAGGCCACGGCCACGACGATGCGGCAGAAGCCGGGCCTGGACATCGAGACCGCGATCACCGAGCTGGCGGTGGGCGAAGCGCTGGTGAGCTTCCTCGATGCCAAGGGGCGGCCCAGCATCACCGAGCGCGTCTACGTGCTGCCGCCGGGCAGCCAGATCGGGCCGATCACGCCCGCACAACGGCAGGCATTGATTGCGAACTCGCTGGTGGCAGGCGTCTACGAGAAGTCGGTGGACCGCGAGTCGGCTTACGAGAAGCTCAAGGGGCGCGCAGAGACGGCACCGGATGCGCCTCCTGCGTCTGCCGGAAAGCCGGGTGCCGCAGCGCCGGCCGAATCGGGCGGCGTGATGGGCAGCCTCAACGAAATCCTGTTCGGCTCGACCGGCCCGCGCGGCGGCAAGCGGGATGGCTTGGCGCAGACCATGGCGAAATCGGCGATGCGGACGATGGGGACGCAGGTGGGGAAGGAAATCTTGCGGGGGGTGCTGGGCGGGATCTTCGGGGCCAAGACGCGGCGGTGAAGCGTCGTACCCATGAACATCACCTCGCCAACCGGGGCAAGGGAGGTCTGGTTTCGGGACGGGACGGACTCAGCAACGAGGCCATGCTGGACGCAGCCGAGCGCAGCACCTGATCTCACACCGCTATCGGGTGTGCCCATGCCCAATACGGGCGTGCGGGAGATGGAATTGGCCTTCGCCCGCGAGTCTTACCAGCGCAGCAACCGAGGCCCGATGAGCGCCCCCGCCAGCACCGGCAGCCCCATTCCGATCACATACCAGATCGCCAGGAACGGCGCCGCCAGCTCTGGGCAGTGCAAGGCATAAACCGCGGCCCCCGCACCTGCCGACATTGCTCCGGCCGCCGCGCCTGCCAGCGCGG is drawn from Variovorax sp. PBS-H4 and contains these coding sequences:
- a CDS encoding helicase HerA-like domain-containing protein yields the protein MAEPLLIARRDTTECTLLPGLANRHGLITGATGTGKTVTLQTIAEKLSAIGVPVFMADVKGDLTGASQPGNIGDKMAATLKERGLDLPQPMACPVTLWDVFGEQGHPVRATVSDMGPLLLGRMLNLNETQAGVLNLVFKIADDNGLLLLDLKDLRAMLQHVGENAGQFTTEYGNISAASVGAIQRGLLQIESQGGDKFFGEPMLNISDFMQTEGGKGVVNILAADKLMNSPRLYATFLLWLLSELFEQLPEIGDPEQPKLVFFFDEAHLLFNEAPKALVERIELVVRLVRSKGVGVFFVTQNPLDIPDTVLAQLGNRVQHALRAFTPRDQKAVKATATTMRQKPGLDIETAITELAVGEALVSFLDAKGRPSITERVYVLPPGSQIGPITPAQRQALIANSLVAGVYEKSVDRESAYEKLKGRAETAPDAPPASAGKPGAAAPAESGGVMGSLNEILFGSTGPRGGKRDGLAQTMAKSAMRTMGTQVGKEILRGVLGGIFGAKTRR